In Roseovarius sp. EL26, the genomic window GCAGAATACGCAGCAATTAAGAGTCGTCACGTTGAACATGTACGGCGCAGGGCGCGTGGCGTACAACCCGGCTGGCAGAGGAGCCGAGAAAGTAATCGCTCAGCCCCGGTTTATGAGAGCCAATGACGATGCAATCAACGCCGTTTGCCGTGGCATAATCAATGATCGTGCGTGCGGCATGTCCCTTGGTGATCTTGGGCGTGATATTGTCGATGCCCTTGAGTTTCTCTTTCAGCAACGCTTCGGATTTTGCATAGGCCGCCTTGATCACGTCCTCATCCATATAAACGCTTGCGGTTCCCTGAGGCGCTTCGTGAACGTGAAATGCGATGATCTCGCCCCCGTCGTTGCGCAACGCTTCTGCAATCTGCAGTGTTTTTGGGGAAAGATCATGGTCCAGTGCCATGGCGACAAGTATCTTGTTGTACATTTTGCTTCTCCTGCGGGGCGTTAGCGGTTTACGCCCATGGGTCCAGTATGATTTTGGGGGCAGATACGAGGCCAGATTTCAAATTCTGAAAGGCCATAGCGCCATCTGCTAAAGAACGTGTTTCAAACCAATCAAGCGCTCCAAGGCGGCCATCAAAAATCGCCTGCGCCGTGTCGCGAAAATCCTGATCAGTGTAGGTGTAGGTGCCGATGAAGGTGATCTCTTGCAGGGTCAGGCGGCGCACGTCGATCCCGCCCGCATCTTCGCCCAACCCGACATGGGCAATGGCCCCACCGGGTTCCGCCAGTTCTGAGGCCTTGGCGCGAGTCGCCGCAAAACCAACAGCATCAATCACGATATTGAACGTCTCTGTAGTGTCAGCAACCGCTACCTGCTGACAGGTGTCGGTCAAGAAGGCCCGGCGTGCTGAATTGGGTTCGATGATGGTGACGTCTTCAATCTCCATGGCCTTGAGCGCCAGCGCGGCGGCCAGTCCGATAGCACCTCCACCGATCACCAAGGCGCGACGCTCTGATTGGGGATGCAGGGTGTCCAACACCAAGCGAGCGGCATGCCAGCTTACCGCCAATGGTTCAGCCAAAGCCGCTTTTGAAAGTGGTACATCTTCTGGCACGGTGACCAGATTGCGATCCGGCATGGCGAGGTATTGCGCAAATGCCCCCTCGCGCGGGGGCATCGAGATGATCTGGCGGGTTTTGCACAGATTTTGCCGCCCGTTTTTGCAGGCTGGACACGTCTGGCATGTCACCAGCGGATTGACGGTCACACGACGACCATCCTGTGCACCACCCTCAATGGTGCCAGCAGCCTCATGTCCCAGAATGAGCGGGGCTGGGCGGCGATTGTCGTGCCCAAGGTAGGCATGCATGTCCGAGCCGCAGATGCCGACCGCCTCGACCCGGATCAGAACCTCGTCATCATGTGGCTCCGCCTTGGCAACTTCGCGATAGCCGAGCTGTTGTTCACCGTCATAGATCAGGGCCTTCATTTCGCTGTGAAACCCCCATCGACCATCAAGACCTGCCCTGTGACATAGGCGGATGCATCCGAGCATAGAAACAGCAAAGGCCCGTCGATGTCTTCCATCCGGCCATTGCGGCCAATGCAGGTTTGTGCTGCGTTTCGTTCTGCCCTGTCAGGATCGGCAAATACCGCCTCGGTCAGTTCGGTTGGGAAAAAGCCCGGGCCGATGGCATTTGCGGTGATACCTTGTGATGACCAAGCCTCGGCCATGGCGCGCGTGAGTTGTCCGATCCCGGCCTTTGACGCCCCATAGGCGATGCCACCAGGAAAGGCGCGTGTGGTCTGGAGCGAGGCGAAGTTTACGACCCTACCCCAGCCCTTTGCCTGCATCGCAGGCACAAGCGCTTGCGTAAGGAAAAACGGTATCGTCAAGTTCAGGGCGAGGGTCTTGTCCCAGCCCTCAGCCGTCACGTCGTCTGCTGCCTCGCGCGTGTTCACGCCCGCCGCATGGATGATGATATCTGGGGCACCGAAGGGTTTTGACACGGCATCAGCAAGAGCCGCGACTTTGGAGCGATCCGACAGATCTGCGACGGTATAAGCCATGGCATCCACGCCGACCTCATCGTGCAGTTTTTTTAATTCCTCGTCCCGGCGGGCGATGCCAACAACCTTTGCACCGCTGGCAGCAAGGGCCAAAACAGCCCGCCGCCCCAACCCAGAGCTGGCACCGGTCACACAGGCCACCCGTCCGGTCAGATCAAAGAGTGCGCGAGGGTCATCCATCTGCAGTCAAATCGAAGGTTTCATCAGGGAAATACTTAGCCAGCCGAACATCCGCTGCACGCGCATGCCCCTCCATACCTTCAAGGCGCGCAATACGAGCTGTAGCTTCGGCAACAGGCTTGGCTCCTTCGCGCGTAGCACGCTGCCAGGTTACGATTTTCATGTATTTATGCACGCTCAGGCCTCCGGTGTAGCTCGCAGCGCCCGAGGTTGGCAAAACGTGATTGGTTCCGGTTGCCTTGTCGCCAAAGGAGACGGTTGTTTCTTCCCCCAAAAACAACGAACCATAGCAGGTCAATCGGTCCAACCACCATTCCAAGTCATCGGCCTGCACCGTCAGGTGCTCTGGGGCATAGTCGTCCGAGGTGGCGGCCATCTCCTCGCGGTCAGCACATAAGATCACTTCGGCATAGTCACGCCAAGCGGCACCTGCGTTTTCGCGGTTTACATCAGGAAGATCGTTAATCAGTTCCGGGACAAGTTCCATCACTTTTTCCGCAAGCTCCCGGTTGTCGGTGACAAGCCAGACAGGTGAATTGTACCCATGCTCGGCCTGGCTCACCAGATCGGTAGCTACAATATGCGCATCGGCAGCCTTATCAGCAAGGATCAGGCTGTCGGTTGGCCCCGCAATCATATCAATCCCGACACGGCCAAATAGAATCCGTTTCGCCTCAGCCACAAACTGATTACCGGGGCCAACAAGGATGTTGGCCTTGGGCAGGCCAAACAGACCGAAGGTCATCGCCGCGACACCCTGAACACCGCCCATAGCTAAAATCTTGTCCGCGCCACAGATATGCGCGGCGTAGACGATCGCTGGCGCAACACCGACATCGGGGCGTGGCGGCGAACAGGCCGTGATATGGCGACAACCCGCAACCTTGGCAGTCGTAACCGTCATGATCGCGCTGGCGATGTGGCTGTATCGCCCGCCCGGCACATAGCAACCTGCGGCATCCACTGGGATTGCCTTTTGCCCTGCGATCATCCCCGGCACGATCTCCAGCTCCACGTCTGAGACGGTTGCCTTTTGCGTCTGGGCAAAACGTTTGACGTTGTCATGGGCAAACTGAATGTCACGCTTAAGCTTGTCCGGCACCAAAGCGCTGGCGGCCTCGATCTCTTCGGGTGAGAGAAGAATAGCACCTTCGTACTGGTCAAACTTCTTGGCATACTCCAATGCCTTGGCATCGCCACCCGCTTCGATATCAGTAAGGATCGTCTTTACGGTGGCGTGCACTTCTGAGGCGTCAGAAGCAGAGGTCAGGCTGGCCTTTTTCAGGTATTCACGGGTCATTCGGTTGAGATCCTATTATTTATAGATATCAGGAAGGAAGGTTGTCGACAGTGCGGGCACGTAGGCGATCATTAGGACCACAACGAACATACACAAGACGAATGGAACAGCGCGTGCGGCGATCTTGAGGATAGATTCACCCGTTATCCCCGACACCACGAACAAATTCAGCCCAAGGGGTGGCGTGATGAACCCGACACCCAGGGCAGTGATCATCATGATGCAGAACTGAATTTCGTTCATGCCAATGTTGTCTGCCAGCGGTTTGAGGATGGGCGCCAAGATAACGATGTTCGGCGTTGTTTCCATCACACAGCCCGCGGCGATCAGAATACCGATCATCAGCAAGATGAGCAGCCAAGGCTCGTTGGTCAGAGACGTGACCGAGGTGACAAAACCCTGAGGCACTCCCATGATGGCCAGCGCTTCCGCCAAGGGGGCCGAGAAGGCAATAATGGGAAGGATCACACCGTTGACTTTGGCCGAGCTGACCAGCATCGCCGGGAAATCAGCCAGTTTGAGCGTGCCGAGAACAAACCCCATGATGATAGTAACCACAACGGCTGTTGCACCGGCTTCGGTGGGGGTCAGACGCCCCGAGAAGATACCGTAGAAGATGATGCCTGGCACGATGAAGGCATACCAACCAGATTTCAGTGCGCGGCCCAGATTGGAGAACCATTCGCTGGCAGTGAGCATGCCACCACCCTCGTACAGGTAGATGCGATTGACGATCAGGTTTGTGATCAGGATCGCGAGCAAAATGGCAAGGCCGGGGATTAGGGCCGCCAAGAAAAGCGTAGACGCCGATATCCCCAACACAAGACCAATAATGATGTAGGCAATCGAAGGTGGAATAAGGATGCCCGTACAGGCGCCCGCCGCCACCAACGCGCAAGCATAGGGACGTGGATAACCGCTCTCAACAAGGCGGTCGATAGTCATCCGTCCCACAGCAGCGGCCCCCGCCGCGTCAGAGCCCGAGATCGCCGCGAACATGCCGCAGACCAAAACAGTCGCAGAACCAAATCCCCCCTTGGCAAAGCAGGTTAGCGCCTCGGCCACGTCAAGAAACTTGCGCGATAACCCCGTTCGAACGAGAACATCACCGGTCAAGATAAACAAGGGAACCGCAGTCAGGGCAAAGGCGTCGATGCCAGAAAAAAGGCTTTCGCCGACAAGGCTGAGAGGCAGATCGCCGGACATGACCAGCATGGTGATAGCTGCAGTGCCAATGGCAGCCCAGACCGGCACAGCTAGCGCTATTAGCGCCACAAACATGATGACTGGCAGATAAAAATCCCAGCCCAATTCAACGGTTTGATTGAGTGTATTCCAAAGCATGATTTATTCCTCAATCAAACAATTTGTCGCCTTCGAAGACGGGGGTGCCGTCCCGGAGGGATTTGAAGTCACGAGCGAATGATTGGAGCAGACGCCAGATCATCAGGCCAAAGCCTGTAGGGACAGCCATCAGGAACCAAACCTTGGAGATCCGCAGACCATCGGTCACAGAGCCAAACTTGGCCGAGACATGCACGGCCTCATAGGACCAATAGAGCGCAATAACCGCGACAACGAACATCACCAGGTCGCCGAAGATATAGAGTAACGCTTTGGCACGGGGTGGGATGTAGTGCATGATCACATCAATGCGGATGTGAGCGCGTTCTTTGACCGCGGCGGCAGCCCCGATCCAAGCTAGGTAAATGAATGAATACCGTACAACCTCTTCGCCCCAGATCGAAGAATACGAGAAGATTTCTCGCCTTAAAACTTCGATGGCCATAGTGATCACAAGCATCACGTAAAAGATGAGAAGCAACCAACGTTCTGCATCGCGGTCTATTCGGCGAAGTAAATTCATGTCTTTTCCATTCGTTGGGATATGGTCAGATCGGCGATTTTATCGGGCACTCATGGTTTGAGTGCCCGATAAAATTTTAGGCGTCGTGAACGTAGTATTTGCCTTGGGTACCTGCAGCTTCTTCCAGCTTGGCAAAGGCCTCCATCGAACCGGCCAGGTCGACCTTGAACTCGTCCCATTCGGATCGTTGATACCCACCGGCCTCTTGCCATTCAGCAAGTTGATCTTCCGATAGCGAGTGGAATTCGACGCCCGCCTTGTTCAGTTCTGCCATCGCATATGCGCGCGCTGATGGTACTTTGGATAGGTTCTGGTGCGCGGTCATTTCGGATCCCCACATGACCCCTTCTTGCACATCGGCTGGCAAGGAGTTGAACCATTCGAGGTTACACGAATAAACTTGGCTGTCAGGCACGGCCTGTGTGAAGGTCACGTGGCTGAGGATATCTTTGAAGCCAAAGACGTAAAGCGCTCCGACGGATGGATCGAGAGCATCAGCAACACCCTGTTTGATCGCTGATGGCGTTTCGCCCCAAGCAACCGGTGTCGGATTAGCACCAACCATTCGGTAGTATTGTTGCAGCATTTTCGAGCCGGGAACCCGGAACTTTATGCCATCAAGATCGCCAGGGCTAAGGACTGCTCCGGCACCGCCTTTGCGCACCGCGACGACGCGCGGGTCAATGTTGACGTAGAACAGAGCCTTGAAACCCGCCGCTTCGATTTTGGGGTGCACTTCGGCGTTCCAATGGTCCGAGTTTACCAGATTGGTGAAGCGTTGGTTAGAACCACAAAGATATGGCATGTTGATAAGATCAACGGTCGAGGCAAACGGTGCAAAGTTTGATAGAGAATGCTGTGCTGCCTGGATGGTTCCACCCTGAACCTTTTGTACCAAAGAGCCACCCGCCCCAAGTTGTCCGCCCGGTGCCAGCTTGACGTAGACTTTGCCGTTGGTGGCGTTTTGAATATTTTCTTTCAGGTCCAATTGCATAATCGGATAGCTGCGCGAGGCTCCCAGCACATAGGCTGTGGCCAGCGTCATGATATGTGCGGCCGCCTTTTCGCGGTCGCGTTCTTCATTCGCGGTTTGCGCCGTAGCCTCGGACGACCAGAGCACACCGCCCGCCCCGGCCACCATCGCGGCAGTGAATGCCCCGCTTGATGTCAACTTTAGGAAATTACGGCGCGTCGCCGATGCGAGTTCCTTTTGATCTTTATCCATTTAACGTCCTCCCGATGGACCCTTAGCCGCCGTTCTTGTTTTTGCGGTCAGCTTCTTTTTTCAAAATTGCGACGACAAACAGGATCGACGCAGCGAACAGAACCAGCATTTCACCGACGTCACCCAAGAAAGCGCTTCCGGCAAAGGCCCCTAGCGCAACGTTTGTGAAATACACGATGAACACTGCAAGTGAGGCGGCAAGAAACATGGGTGAGGCTCCGTATTGAATCGGTTGCTCGTAATGTAAGCGCTTACATTGCTAAAATGCAAGCCCTTACATGCATTTGGTTTCAAACCCATATAATTATGATAGAATTATAGAGTTATTTAGCGAAAGACAGTTCATGACAGCAATCAAAGGTGCGCCAACACTTGATGATGTGGCGAAGGCAGCAGGCGTCTCGACGGCGACTGTGTCGCGTTGCTTGAATGGCTCAGGTCGGGTGGTCGAGAAAACACGTGACCGGGTCATGCGTGCCGTTTCGGACCTAGGGTACACCCCCAACTTTGGGGCGCGGGTCATGGCCGCCAAACGCACCTATACGATAGGGGCGATCATCCCGACGATGGAAAACGCCATCTTTGCCCGTGGCCTGCAAGCCTTTCAAGAAGAACTTCATGCAAGGGGGTATACATTGCTCGTGGCCAGTTCCGCCTATAGGCCCGAGATCGAAGAAGAGCAAATTCGCGCCTTGGTATCTCGTGGGGCAGACGGGTTGCTGTTGATTGGGCATGATCGTTCGGCGTCAATTTATAACTACCTTGAACAGCAAAACGTTCCTGCATTGGTTGCTTGGTCATATCAAAATGATACTCGTGTGCCTTCGATTGGCTTTAGCAACCGCATTGCTATGCAGGAATTGGCTGAAGAAGTCATCCGCCTAGGTCATACCAAAGTCGCAATGATTTCAGGGATATGCGAGGGGAATGATCGCGCACGGATGCGGGTGCAGGGGTTAATAGATGCACTTGCATTACATGGGTTGGGCATAGACGCGGGCCAAATTATCGAAACTTCGTACGAGATAGATCGCGGCGCGGAAGCATTTGAATCCTTGATGGCACAAAATATCAAACCGACCGCAGTTTTGTGCGGCAACGATGTTCTCGCAGTCGGCGCACTACAACGAGCGGGTGAGCTTGGCCTGAAGGTCCCCCAAGATGTTTCTATCACTGGTTTCGATGATATCGAGTTGGCGCAAATTGTCAGTCCTCCATTGACCACCGTACATGTCCCTCATCGAGAAATGGGTCGCAAAGCCGCAAGCGAACTAGTGGATATGGTGGAACTGAGAAACACTGGAAAATCCGTTATTCTTGAGACCAGAATTACCAAGCGAGGGTCACTGGCAAAGCAAATGGATTGACTTGATATTAGCGTAGTAGAATACCGCATACGCTCCCGAACGGTACCTTTGTCAGCCACCCGTAGATTCTACGCCTGATCCGTGCTGCGAGCTGCACGAAGGGCGCTTTATTCCGCTGCTATCTTGCTGGCCAAATTTTCATGACCTGCAACACTAGTGTAAAGAGCTTGCCGCTGTGGCACCTTAATTTAGGCGGTTAACGCGGCCACACCAGGCAATTCCTTGCCTTCCATCCATTCAAGAAAGGCCCCGCCTGCAGTGGAGATATAGGTGAAATCCTCTGCCGCGCCGGCCTTGTTAAGGGCGGCAACTGTGTCCCCACCGCCTGCGACCGAGGTTAGATTGCCTGCCTTGCTCAGCGCGGCGGCGTGTTTCGCGGCGGCATTGGTGGCAGTATCAAAGGGCTCGATCTCAAACGCCCCCAGCGGGCCGTTCCAGATCAGGGTTTTGGCGCTTTCCAGCGCCGCACCAACGCGCGCCACGCTTTGCGGACCGGCGTCCAAGATCATCGCATCCTCGGGACAGGCATGGGCCGGGACGGTTTCATTTGCCGCGTTGGCGGCAAACTCCCGCGCCACAACCACATCGGCAGGCAGCAGGATTTCACAGCCAGCAGCACCGGCCTTGGTCATGATCGCGCGCGCGGTGGGGGCCATGTCGTGTTCGCACAGCGATTTGCCAACGTTCAGTCCTTGCGCGGCAAGGAAGGTGTTGGCCATGCCACCACCGATGACCAGTTGATCGACTTTCTCCACCAGATTGCCCAGAAGATCGAGCTTGGTGGACACTTTCGCGCCACCAACGACGGCGACAACAGGGCGCTGCGGCGCACCAAGTGCGGCCTCAAGCGCTTCCAGTTCCGCCTGCATCAGGCGACCGGCGCAAGATGGCATATGTGCAGCGATACTGGTGGTCGACGCATGCGCACGGTGCGCAGCCGAGAAGGCATCATTGCAATAAATATCACCCAGACCAGCCAGACGTTTGGCAAACTCTGCGTCATTGGCTTCTTCCCCCGGATGGAACCGGATGTTTTCCAACAACAATACGTCAGCAGCGCGGGCTTCATCTGTTAGGGCCTCGGCGCCTTCCAGTGTTTCCAATAATGTCACGGAGCGACCAAGCGCCGCTTCCAGTGCGGGAACCGCAACACGCAGGGACATATCCAGTACCACTTTGCCCTTTGGGCGACCAAAGTGCGCAATCAGCAATGGCTTGCCGCCACGTGCCAGAATGTCGTTGATCGTGGGTACGATGCGTTCGATCCGGGTGGCGTCAGTGACAATGCCGTCTTTGACCGGCACGTTGATGTCCACACGTGTCAGCACGGTCTTACCGCTCAGATCCATGTCATCCAGTGTTTTCCAGCCCATGCCACTACCCTCCGTTACGCAATTTCGCGCCTCTCATGGCCCGAAGCAGTCGGGGCGTCAACTACTGATACTTGGCAATCGCGAACGAAGCGCCTAGGTATCTGTCAAATCTTTACCTAAGGAGCGCCCGATGGCCGAAATCAAAGACCCCGAAAACACCATCCTGATGGAACTCAAAGACGGCACCGTCGCTATCGAATTGCTGCCTGATGTGGCCCCCGGCCACTGTGAGCGGATGAAAGAGCTGGCGCGATCGGGTGCGTATGACAATGTGGCCTTCCACCGGGTGATCGATGGCTTCATGGCGCAAACTGGCGACGTGGCCAATGGCAACATGGAAAATAATTTCAACCTACGCTCAGCGGGCACTGGTGGTAGCGACCTGCCAAACCTGAAAGCCGAATTCAGCGGCGTGCCACATGATCGTGGAACTCTGGGTGCCGCGCGCAGCCAAAACCCTGACAGCGCCAACAGCCAGTTTTTCGTCAACTTCAAAGACAATCACTTCCTGAACCGTCAGTACACAGTTTACGGCCGCGTGATTGAAGGCATGGAGCATGTTGATGCGATCACCAAAGGTGAGCCACCCGCAAACCCGGACCGCATGATCAGCGTCAAGGTTGCCGCAGATGCGTAAGCTGGCAGTTTTGTTTGCCCTTATGGCCAGCCCTGCGCTGGCCACTGGGCTTCAGATTGATGTGTCTGGCAAAGCCAACGGTACGATCAAGATTGATCTGTTGGAGGATGTTGCGCCCAAGCATGTTGAGCGGATCACCGCTTTGGCCCGTGAAGGTGCTTATGATGGCGTCGCGTTCCATCGTGTGATCAGCGGCTTTATGGCGCAAACTGGCGATGTTGAATTTGGCCGCGTCGGTAGTGGGAATTTGGGCTATGCAGGGACTGGTGGCAGTGATCGCCCGGATCTAAAATCCGAATTCTCAGATCAACCGTTTGTGCGTGGCACACTTGGCATGGCACGTTCATCCAGCCCACACAGCGCCAACAGTCAGTTTTTCATCATGTTCCAGTCAGCCCCACATCTGGACGGCCAATATACTGTGGTCGGACAAGTCACCGAAGGCATGGAGGTCGTTGACAAGATTAAACGCGGCTCAGGCCAGTCTGGCTCTGTCAGTGGCAAGCCGGATGTGATGACCAAAGTGACTGTGACTGACTGATCTGTGACAGGCTATAACACATGACCGGACCTGCACATGCGCCTTATGATACACTCAAACCTATCGCGGACGGGATTTGGATTATCGATGGCGCGCCGGTCCGCTCAAATTGGCTCATGCGTGGAACACGGGCCACGGTGGTTAAGCTGCACGATGGCAGTCTCTGGGTGTATGCTCCCACAACGCTCACCACGAATTTACAGGCCGAGCTGGACGCGCTGGGGCCGGTCAAACATCTGATCGTTCCAAATACCAAGTATCTGACAGTCCTGCCGGTGTGGCAGGCGACCTATATGGACGCGATTGTTTACGGGGCACCGGGTGTGCCTGAACTGGCCGAGGGCCGCGCGGAACGGGTTCGGGTGGACTGCGAACTGGACATCGATCAGGCCGAGGCAGAGTGGGACGGGCAATTGGGCCAGATGCTGGTGCGTGGCAGTTGGCGTCATCGCGAGATGGTCTTTTTTCATCATGATAGCGCGACCTTGATTTTGGCTGATCTCATTCAGGCGCATGATACAAATGCAATGCCTGCCTGGATGCGGCCCATTGTCTGGCTGGCAGGTACGGAACATACCGACGGTAAGATGCCCTATCTGATGGCGCGTGGGTTCAATCGGGAAGCGTTGGAGGAAAGTGTTGAAAAGCTCATCGCCTTTGCGCCTGAACGTGTGATCTTGTCACAAGGACATTGGTATCAAAGTAACGGCACGGCCGAGTTGCAGCGTGCCTTTCGTCGTTTGGTTGGATCGCAGCAATGGCTGCGGGCACTCACGACAATGGAACGTATGCGTAATCACAAAAGCAAATGATCTGAAGGTGCGCCTTGTGGCGCACTGGATGTCTCGTCCTCCGCCTTTGGCGTCGCCCTCGGGATTGGCGATGTTCAGAACAGTTTCGGAATGCCGCCGGGCAGGGTCTCGCGGTCGACGACACCTGCACGCAGGCTGCGCCCGATACGGTGGGCGAGGGCCGACCACGCGGCCGCCTGATCCTCGGTCAGTTCCGCGCGCAAGACAGAATCGAAGAGGTCCAGCCAAGTCGAAAACATTCCCGGTTT contains:
- a CDS encoding universal stress protein, which produces MYNKILVAMALDHDLSPKTLQIAEALRNDGGEIIAFHVHEAPQGTASVYMDEDVIKAAYAKSEALLKEKLKGIDNITPKITKGHAARTIIDYATANGVDCIVIGSHKPGLSDYFLGSSASRVVRHAPCAVHVQRDDS
- a CDS encoding TRAP transporter substrate-binding protein; the encoded protein is MDKDQKELASATRRNFLKLTSSGAFTAAMVAGAGGVLWSSEATAQTANEERDREKAAAHIMTLATAYVLGASRSYPIMQLDLKENIQNATNGKVYVKLAPGGQLGAGGSLVQKVQGGTIQAAQHSLSNFAPFASTVDLINMPYLCGSNQRFTNLVNSDHWNAEVHPKIEAAGFKALFYVNIDPRVVAVRKGGAGAVLSPGDLDGIKFRVPGSKMLQQYYRMVGANPTPVAWGETPSAIKQGVADALDPSVGALYVFGFKDILSHVTFTQAVPDSQVYSCNLEWFNSLPADVQEGVMWGSEMTAHQNLSKVPSARAYAMAELNKAGVEFHSLSEDQLAEWQEAGGYQRSEWDEFKVDLAGSMEAFAKLEEAAGTQGKYYVHDA
- a CDS encoding LacI family DNA-binding transcriptional regulator, yielding MTAIKGAPTLDDVAKAAGVSTATVSRCLNGSGRVVEKTRDRVMRAVSDLGYTPNFGARVMAAKRTYTIGAIIPTMENAIFARGLQAFQEELHARGYTLLVASSAYRPEIEEEQIRALVSRGADGLLLIGHDRSASIYNYLEQQNVPALVAWSYQNDTRVPSIGFSNRIAMQELAEEVIRLGHTKVAMISGICEGNDRARMRVQGLIDALALHGLGIDAGQIIETSYEIDRGAEAFESLMAQNIKPTAVLCGNDVLAVGALQRAGELGLKVPQDVSITGFDDIELAQIVSPPLTTVHVPHREMGRKAASELVDMVELRNTGKSVILETRITKRGSLAKQMD
- a CDS encoding peptidylprolyl isomerase, with amino-acid sequence MRKLAVLFALMASPALATGLQIDVSGKANGTIKIDLLEDVAPKHVERITALAREGAYDGVAFHRVISGFMAQTGDVEFGRVGSGNLGYAGTGGSDRPDLKSEFSDQPFVRGTLGMARSSSPHSANSQFFIMFQSAPHLDGQYTVVGQVTEGMEVVDKIKRGSGQSGSVSGKPDVMTKVTVTD
- a CDS encoding peptidylprolyl isomerase gives rise to the protein MAEIKDPENTILMELKDGTVAIELLPDVAPGHCERMKELARSGAYDNVAFHRVIDGFMAQTGDVANGNMENNFNLRSAGTGGSDLPNLKAEFSGVPHDRGTLGAARSQNPDSANSQFFVNFKDNHFLNRQYTVYGRVIEGMEHVDAITKGEPPANPDRMISVKVAADA
- a CDS encoding DUF4336 domain-containing protein — encoded protein: MTGPAHAPYDTLKPIADGIWIIDGAPVRSNWLMRGTRATVVKLHDGSLWVYAPTTLTTNLQAELDALGPVKHLIVPNTKYLTVLPVWQATYMDAIVYGAPGVPELAEGRAERVRVDCELDIDQAEAEWDGQLGQMLVRGSWRHREMVFFHHDSATLILADLIQAHDTNAMPAWMRPIVWLAGTEHTDGKMPYLMARGFNREALEESVEKLIAFAPERVILSQGHWYQSNGTAELQRAFRRLVGSQQWLRALTTMERMRNHKSK
- a CDS encoding TRAP transporter large permease; translated protein: MLWNTLNQTVELGWDFYLPVIMFVALIALAVPVWAAIGTAAITMLVMSGDLPLSLVGESLFSGIDAFALTAVPLFILTGDVLVRTGLSRKFLDVAEALTCFAKGGFGSATVLVCGMFAAISGSDAAGAAAVGRMTIDRLVESGYPRPYACALVAAGACTGILIPPSIAYIIIGLVLGISASTLFLAALIPGLAILLAILITNLIVNRIYLYEGGGMLTASEWFSNLGRALKSGWYAFIVPGIIFYGIFSGRLTPTEAGATAVVVTIIMGFVLGTLKLADFPAMLVSSAKVNGVILPIIAFSAPLAEALAIMGVPQGFVTSVTSLTNEPWLLILLMIGILIAAGCVMETTPNIVILAPILKPLADNIGMNEIQFCIMMITALGVGFITPPLGLNLFVVSGITGESILKIAARAVPFVLCMFVVVLMIAYVPALSTTFLPDIYK
- the pgk gene encoding phosphoglycerate kinase — translated: MGWKTLDDMDLSGKTVLTRVDINVPVKDGIVTDATRIERIVPTINDILARGGKPLLIAHFGRPKGKVVLDMSLRVAVPALEAALGRSVTLLETLEGAEALTDEARAADVLLLENIRFHPGEEANDAEFAKRLAGLGDIYCNDAFSAAHRAHASTTSIAAHMPSCAGRLMQAELEALEAALGAPQRPVVAVVGGAKVSTKLDLLGNLVEKVDQLVIGGGMANTFLAAQGLNVGKSLCEHDMAPTARAIMTKAGAAGCEILLPADVVVAREFAANAANETVPAHACPEDAMILDAGPQSVARVGAALESAKTLIWNGPLGAFEIEPFDTATNAAAKHAAALSKAGNLTSVAGGGDTVAALNKAGAAEDFTYISTAGGAFLEWMEGKELPGVAALTA
- a CDS encoding alcohol dehydrogenase catalytic domain-containing protein, giving the protein MKALIYDGEQQLGYREVAKAEPHDDEVLIRVEAVGICGSDMHAYLGHDNRRPAPLILGHEAAGTIEGGAQDGRRVTVNPLVTCQTCPACKNGRQNLCKTRQIISMPPREGAFAQYLAMPDRNLVTVPEDVPLSKAALAEPLAVSWHAARLVLDTLHPQSERRALVIGGGAIGLAAALALKAMEIEDVTIIEPNSARRAFLTDTCQQVAVADTTETFNIVIDAVGFAATRAKASELAEPGGAIAHVGLGEDAGGIDVRRLTLQEITFIGTYTYTDQDFRDTAQAIFDGRLGALDWFETRSLADGAMAFQNLKSGLVSAPKIILDPWA
- the hisD gene encoding histidinol dehydrogenase; amino-acid sequence: MTREYLKKASLTSASDASEVHATVKTILTDIEAGGDAKALEYAKKFDQYEGAILLSPEEIEAASALVPDKLKRDIQFAHDNVKRFAQTQKATVSDVELEIVPGMIAGQKAIPVDAAGCYVPGGRYSHIASAIMTVTTAKVAGCRHITACSPPRPDVGVAPAIVYAAHICGADKILAMGGVQGVAAMTFGLFGLPKANILVGPGNQFVAEAKRILFGRVGIDMIAGPTDSLILADKAADAHIVATDLVSQAEHGYNSPVWLVTDNRELAEKVMELVPELINDLPDVNRENAGAAWRDYAEVILCADREEMAATSDDYAPEHLTVQADDLEWWLDRLTCYGSLFLGEETTVSFGDKATGTNHVLPTSGAASYTGGLSVHKYMKIVTWQRATREGAKPVAEATARIARLEGMEGHARAADVRLAKYFPDETFDLTADG
- a CDS encoding TRAP transporter small permease; its protein translation is MNLLRRIDRDAERWLLLIFYVMLVITMAIEVLRREIFSYSSIWGEEVVRYSFIYLAWIGAAAAVKERAHIRIDVIMHYIPPRAKALLYIFGDLVMFVVAVIALYWSYEAVHVSAKFGSVTDGLRISKVWFLMAVPTGFGLMIWRLLQSFARDFKSLRDGTPVFEGDKLFD
- a CDS encoding SDR family NAD(P)-dependent oxidoreductase, encoding MDDPRALFDLTGRVACVTGASSGLGRRAVLALAASGAKVVGIARRDEELKKLHDEVGVDAMAYTVADLSDRSKVAALADAVSKPFGAPDIIIHAAGVNTREAADDVTAEGWDKTLALNLTIPFFLTQALVPAMQAKGWGRVVNFASLQTTRAFPGGIAYGASKAGIGQLTRAMAEAWSSQGITANAIGPGFFPTELTEAVFADPDRAERNAAQTCIGRNGRMEDIDGPLLFLCSDASAYVTGQVLMVDGGFTAK